The Nitrospira lenta region AGCTGGGCATCCTGTGCCGCTCCCGGTTGGTGGTGGAAGAGAATCGGTTCGCGCAATGTGGCAGGCAGATGCCAGGCGTTGGCCAGCCAGCCGCCGACATCGGCGTGAGATACTTCATACAGATCTTGTTCAACGAGCATCATCGGGCGATCGCCGGATGGATTGGCGGTCTTGATCTTTTTCCCCACATCCGGCCATTTCACATACAGAATGACTTTACCGATGTCATGAAGCAATCCCGCAACGAAGACTTCTTCGACATTCTTCATCTCCAACCGTTTACCCAGGAGTTGTGCGGTAATGGCGACCCCCAATGAATGTCGCCAGAGCTGATCCAGCCCGGCATCTTTCATGATGTCGTGCGCAGTCGCACAGAGGGTCAACCCTTTGACTACGTTGAGTCCCAACACGACGACGGCGTGGGGAACCGACGCGATGCGTGAGGGAAATCCGTAAAAAGGTGAATTGGCTAGCCGCAACACCTTTGCCGCGAGGACCTGGTCTTTCTCGATCAGGGAGCCGATCTCCTCTGCGGACACGTTTGGCCGTCCGATCATGGAGGCGAGCTTTTGCACGACGTGCGGTAACGTCGGCAAGTCGCCAAGTTGTTCAATGCGGTTTCGAAAGTCGGTCGCCGCTGATGGACTCATGATGCAGGCGCCCCTTTCTCAAGATCGGCTGTTCCATGGGTACTGTGAAGATGTTCTCGCAGAGCCGCGAGAATGGTCTGTTGAAGCGGATCTTGGCCTACGTGCCGAAAGCGATGTTCCAGCTCAACCTCCAGCTCCGCCAGCGTTTTGCCTCCGGCCGAGCCAGCCTCGCCCTCAACAAAGACGGATGGGAGGTCCAGCTTCTTGAACCGCGCGATCATCACGTCATCCAGGATGGCCCCTTCAGCAACGACCGGCAGTCCCGCGGAGTTCGTGACCGGCTTCGCGAGGACCATTCCCGGTAATAATTCGGTCAGTATCACTCGTTTCATCAGAAAATTCTCCGAGTTCCAATATCGTCACAACACTCCCGTCCTCTCAGGGCAAGGAAGCAAGAGAGAGGAATGAGACACATCCACTCCGTGCCTCTCTTATCGGATCTTGTGCTCCATTTCTGAAGGTTTGCACTGCTTCTTGTGTTTTAGAGGGACTTTGGAGGGACGATGTTTGGTGCATGATTTGATGAATTAAGGATGGAGTCGGCAGGAACTCGTCATCTCGATCGCCGTAACAGAATTCCGCCATTCCGTTCAAAAATGGTGAATTGATCAAGAGCCGAAGAGAGAGACCTTTGGCCAGGTGTCAGTAATTCAACGGGTTGTGCGCAGGAACATTTGAAGTAGAGGGGGGCACCTAGCTTGCAGTCTCGTGGGCGGTTTGGCTCCCAGGTGCGGAATAATCGGCGAGAATATTCGATTGGTCCAAATCAGCCACCAGTACGGCTTATAACCCTGTTGTGATCTGCTAGAGTTACTATCGTGCGTGCTGATAAGAAAATTCCGCTCAAAGCCGACAAGAAGGTTCCATCCCGTAGTCACAAGCGGGGTGTGATCGGATACAGCAAGAAGTCCGCTCTTCTCGAAGATGCCATTACCCAAATGAATGCGGGGAAGTATGGCCGGTCGTCAGCCGCGCTGAAAGAATTGCTGGCGCTCGATCCTGCGAATATGGAGGCGCGGCGGCTGTTTGCCACCCTTCATCTTCGATTGGGGAGCCTGCTCCCGGCGAGGCAGGCCTTCGAATCATTGGCGAACGAGGCGCTTGAACGACAAGACTACTGGCTGGCGGAATCGTTACTCCGCGAGTATCTCGCAGCCGGTCCCCGGTGTGTCCCCTTCATTGAGAAATTGGGATCGGTCTACCAGGAAAAGGGAGATGCACTCGCCGCGTCCGAAGAGTTTGCCAAGGCGATCGACATTCTCATCGAAGACCCTGACCCTGATCGCCCTGCCTTGCCGACTGAACTGTATGCCAAGATTCGTGAGCTAGCTCCGGCTAGTCCTCCTGCATTCCGTCTCGCATCCCATTTCGATGCACAGACAGGAGAGTTAATCGCCCGTGTGGCGATTGCGCCGAGCTTGACCCAGGATGACGCCCTAGCACCGCCTATGGCGGTTGAGTCATCGGAATCCGCAGCGCCGAGTCCATCGACCTTGCTGGCTGACCCGGTTTCCGGCGTCATGCCGTGGGATGATGTATCAGCCGATACTTCGGTATTGTCAGCCCAGAGCGTACAACCTGATATTTCAGATCAGTTCGCTTCATCGACAGTGGGTCCGCTTGAATCGACAGCTGAATTACCCGCCGCATCGGAGGCTGTTCCGCTTGCGGAGGAGATTTCTGCTCCAGAGGGCGCTTCTTTTGATCGAGTTCCGGTGGAATCGAGTTTGAGTCTCTCGCTCCCGATTTCAAGCAGTGAGAGCTCATCTCCGATTGCGCTTCAGGACGCAGCGCCCACCAGTCTTTCGCCAATGCATGAGGAGACAGTGGGGGCGGTTCGTGTCTCGCCGGATGTGGAATGGGGCGTGGCTTCTTTGCCAATACCCCAAGATTTTGTGCCCACCAGTTCGAATGAGATGACTCATGTAGCTGAAGCGGTGCAGTCTTCTCAATCGGATGTGTCTGCTACGGTGTCGAGTCCCATATCGGATACTCTCGCTGCTTCATTGCCTTGCGAGCAGGTTCAGGAAGCAACCGTTGCGAGTCCTCAACCGGACAGGGAATCTCTCTCGGCGGATTTTCAGAGCGCAGAGTCCATCGTTTCGGGGGCGCAGGAAGATTCACCAATCAAGGTCATGTCTTCTGATGAGTCAGGTGGGGCGCAAGAAGAAGAGTCTTCCGTATTGGCGGGGATGGGCACAACGCTGTCGTTAGCCACAACCGAAGAATATTCACCGGATGTGGCTTGGTCAGCACCGGACATGGCGGCTACTGAGCCGGCGAGTTCGTATTCACCGGCACCGGAGCCAGCTCAGACAATTTCTGACTTGGAGGAACAGCGGTCGGATGGACTGGCTGAGTCTGTGCCTTTACCTATGCCATGGGAGCAGGCACAGGAGTCGCCGATTCGTGTTGAAGAATTCACGCAGGAGCCTATCGTTCTGCCAGAAGCGACTCCGGATTCACTTCTGATTCAACGACAGGAAGTATCTCCCCCTGACGTCAGCGATCAGATTTCCGCGGAGGCTATCGCGCCTTCTCCCGAGCTTGGCAGCCTAGCGTCGCACGACACGCTGTCCGCTCCGACCGGCGATGTTCCGTTTTCGCCGGAGAGCCTCGCTGCTCCCGAGCCGAGTCCAAAGATCGGGGAGTTTTCGTGGGCCTCAATTTTCAACAGTGCCTGGACATTTGGCTCGTCGTCTCCGGCCCCGCACGACTCCCTCCATTATTCATCGCCGGGTGAACCATCTGAGTTTGCGGCACCAGCCATATCCCAGGAGGCTGTAGACAGGCCTATCCTCTACGAGGAACAGACGCCGGCTATCTCCTTGGAGGTGATGTCGGAATCGGTGCCAATGTCTGCAAGTGATGTAGAGCCGGTGATCTCACGGATGCCTGAGGAGCAGGCCCACCACGCGTCCGTTACGATTCCATTCGCTGATAGTGCTCCGAGCGCACCCGATGAGGTTCTGGAAGAGTGTAGGGTTGTGCCTGTCGAGCTGCCTGAGAATGTCGTTGTTCCGGAAGAGCCGGCGGTAGCTCCTGTCTATACGGATGAACGAACGGACGCAGTCGTTTCTGTGGAGATTTCAGAATCAGTGTCCGCATCTGTCAGTCTGGCCGAGCCGGCAGTCTCGCCGATATCTTGGGACCAGGTCCAAGATACGCCTGCCCCGATTTCATCCGCTGACATTGCCATGGATTCAGGCGACCCATTGGGGGAGCCTCCGGCGATGCCGGTTGCGCCCATCGATATTCTTGATGCAGCCGTCGCTCACGATGTTCCGCAAGTTCTTGCTCCGGTCGAAGCCCCGGCAGTCTCGCTGGATGTTCGCATCGAAGAATCTCGGTCTCTGGAGGCGGTTCCCGTTGAGTCGGCGGAGCCTGCGTTCCGTTTCAAGGATTCCATTCGCGCCGAAGAAGGGACGCCAGCAATTGGCGAGGAGCTGCAGGCGCACCATCCAACGGTATCCGCTATACCACCGGCAGACGTACCATCGGCTGTGAGCTCGGTACTGGCCGATGACCATGCATTGGTACATTCCGAGGAGTTTCGAATCGTGTCCCAGGTCGAGCCGGCGTCTGTCGCTCAAGAATCGATCGAGCTGGACGCGCCAGTTTTGAGTGCAGCGCCAGCTCTTGCGCCCTCTCTTTCTTCGGAATCGGTTCCGCCAGTGTTGCCGCAGGAGTTGTTGCCGGTCCTGCAGACGCTGGTCGATCAACTGTCGGTGGTGACCAACACGATTCCTGCAACTTCTGCTGAGTCAAGATCTTCGGAGCGTGCTTCTGAAAGCCAAGAGGGCGCTTCGGAGGCCACAACGTTACGAGAGCCGTCAACGGCGCCGAGTTCCGCGGAGCTCGCGGCGAATCCCTCATCGGCACAGATGCCTCCGGCTGAAGATGGGCCGCTGTCGCAGTGGAAGACCGGTGAAGTGGCCGTTCAAACTCATCGTCCTTCGGCCAAGAAACGAAAACATTCGATCGAGCCGGCCTCTGAAGTTCCGGCCGTCATACTACCGCTTGACGATTTGCCGGCAGCTCCTGCTGATTCGGTATCCCAGGCGGATTCGATGGTCATCGAGGCAATCGAGACAGTGGTGCCGACTCCTCCGACTGTTCAGGATAAAGAAGAGTGGATTCGAACCGGCGAGGCCATTCGGTTCATCGATCCGGTTGTAGCCGAGCCTGTCCATCTGATGCCGCAGGCCTCTCCTGTGCCAGATGACGAAAGCCCGGCAGCCTCCGCACCGTCGGCGGCCGCGTCGGCCGTCGATGTGCTCTTTCAGTCATCGGGGCGTCATACGCGAATCCAGACGGCTGAGCGAACGGTTGCTCCCAAACCACGTCCTCGGTTGAGCGCGAAGCTGGCACGCGTCCGTATTGGGTTGTCGGTGCTCATAGGTTCCTGCTTCTCGACGACGCGTGCACTCGTGGCGTCGATTGTGGGGCTGGGGGTGTTGTCCGTGGCGATTGTGGCAATGGCCATTGGGGCAGTGGGTTTGACCTGGCTGGTGATGGAAGAAAAGCCGAGCCCGGCATTTCAAAGTCTGACGACGCCCCCGCAACGTGTCATGACGGACTCCGGAAAAAACGGATATCTGCTCTTGCTCGGATTTGAGGCAGGGGCGACGGCGGATCCGGTTCAGGCTGGGTACGAACGAAAATCTGACGCCAAGGATGGAGGGATGGCCGCGGTCTGCTATGGTGAAAATGAGGGCGTGACCGGAGCCAATCAGAAGAACGCGTCGGCGAGCGTGGCGCAGGATTGGTATCGGTCGGCGGATCCGGCTGGGCAGTTCAAGGTCCGAGCGGACAGCCTGAAAGACTGGACGAGCCAGGCGAATGTGTCCCTCGGCCGGTATCGGCAATGGCTCAAGATGCCGTTCGAGGATTGGGGGTATGGGCAGGCGGTGACGCCACCCTGTGCGGCGATTCTCTTCGCACATCGGCTGCATGTGGCGGAAGGGTTTAGTCAAGGGGCAAATCCTGACGCCGGAGTTGAACGGCTGGAGGGGGATATGGAAGCTTGGCGGACCACGCTGAGCCAGGCGAAGACCCTTCCCGTCAAGGTGATGGCTCTACAAGCGATCAACGATGATATTGCGGTTGCCTCAGGACTGCTGGGCAAGCCGGACTTCGATGGGAAGACGCTTCCGCAGATCACCAAGATGCTTCGTCCGCTCGATCCGGTTGAGTCGTCGATGCGGTGGCCGATGCAAAGTCAGTTGGTCTTGGCGGCCAAATCGTACGAGTCGCAACTCGATACTGACCGGAGTGAGGACGTGCCGCTCCATGTCAGCGTGGCCAGCATGCTGCCGTTGCCGAAACAACGGCGATTCAACGACTACGCTGAATACTACGAATCGTCCTATAAAGCTGCCGGAGAAGGCCGGTATGGCGCCATGCCAAAGCGCTCCGCGTATATCAAGCATCCGGCGACCGGTGTCATGGACTATGTGACCAATCCGATAGAAAATATTATCGGTATCGATCCGCTTCCGGCCTGGGATCATTACAATGGTCTGGTCATCGATACCGATGCGCATCTCCGTCTGGCGAGTCTGCAAGCTTGGTTGCGGCGGGGTCCGCAGGACGCCGATCTCCTCGCGCGGATCGCCAAAGCCGGTCAGCGCTTCTATGATCCCTATACGGGCCTCCCGATGTTGGTCAATCTCAAGCGAGGGGTCATGTATAGCGTGGGACACGATGGCAAGGACCAAGATGCGGACCCGCAGCAGGACGTCGTCGTCTCTATTCCTTCCAACCAGCCTGCGGTTGCAAGTGCCAAAACCGCTCCGAAGTCGAAGTAACCTCACGGTTTCAGGTCTTACCGCACAGTCGAGATTCTGCTGGCTACCGCGGTTATGTCCCCCATCGGTGTCAACCCACGGCTCCTCAAGACGTTTATATCAGGAGGCGGCTCTTTCGAACCGGGAGTCGCATGGAATGCACGCCTTGACCTGGAGAGCCGATCTCATGACAATCAGTTGTACGGCGCAGGATCGTGTTCCGTCAGCATCGAGGTGAGGAGCTGCGAATGGCACTCGCTCGCCGCCTGACACCGGCCCACAGCGGTCAATGTTATCTCGGTGGGAGGATCTCGACTCTGGAGGAGACACGGGCGCTTGATCGATTTTTAGCCGGGGTCGAACGCCGCGCGTTTCGGATGGCACAGATCGCCACGGGACA contains the following coding sequences:
- a CDS encoding HDOD domain-containing protein — encoded protein: MSPSAATDFRNRIEQLGDLPTLPHVVQKLASMIGRPNVSAEEIGSLIEKDQVLAAKVLRLANSPFYGFPSRIASVPHAVVVLGLNVVKGLTLCATAHDIMKDAGLDQLWRHSLGVAITAQLLGKRLEMKNVEEVFVAGLLHDIGKVILYVKWPDVGKKIKTANPSGDRPMMLVEQDLYEVSHADVGGWLANAWHLPATLREPILFHHQPGAAQDAQLQTAVVHVADVLVKGMACGHPGDEWVPPLSRQAWDLVGLDTESLAGCISRASEEFLAIDDYL